Proteins from a single region of Flavobacteriales bacterium:
- a CDS encoding AAA family ATPase: MRLAKATFKKVGPFKDFSIEFKKNKRKDLAEVHILTGPNGSGKSTILRGLSRAFVLEEEELYVFSHLFWTSRTNESYIEVSSYSGESISFSSSKHDSETQSPVVTTTEKGSIFNQYFNRILGYRRLDKQSRFEFGAFGYSGKRPLGRHYRGSDSGSDEGWDWSPFDKAVNFEREPDDELSFDEWVLTTLSKGALAFQGGDQKKYKAARFSLDRIEQILRDVTGRKFEFQVDLDVYEVVVCMDGAKFGLHLLPDGLKSILGWLGDLMMRMESIRWVETRSIFDQPIILFLDEIDIHLHPEWQKKILPIIQKTFVNAQIFVSTHSPFVVASVEDAYVYDLNIGKDGYAFLENVIHTEKGQTYSRVLKEIFDVNTEFADPWTEKKLDSFYELLKQAKSKNTKAYKEAFSVGKELAEASIELRDIVSVELNQLDRRIAAVK, encoded by the coding sequence ATGAGACTGGCTAAAGCAACATTCAAGAAAGTAGGACCATTCAAGGATTTTTCCATTGAGTTCAAAAAGAACAAACGGAAAGATCTTGCCGAGGTTCATATTCTGACTGGACCTAACGGAAGTGGGAAGAGCACGATTTTGAGAGGTCTTTCAAGGGCATTTGTGCTTGAAGAGGAAGAGCTTTATGTTTTTAGTCATTTGTTCTGGACATCTCGTACGAATGAAAGTTACATAGAAGTGTCTAGTTACAGTGGTGAGAGTATTTCATTTTCCTCGTCTAAGCATGATTCGGAGACACAAAGCCCAGTCGTTACTACAACTGAAAAAGGTTCAATATTCAATCAATACTTTAATCGAATCCTTGGGTATCGAAGACTAGATAAGCAAAGTCGCTTCGAGTTCGGTGCATTTGGATATTCAGGTAAACGCCCGCTTGGCAGGCACTATCGGGGTAGTGACAGTGGAAGTGATGAAGGATGGGATTGGAGTCCTTTCGATAAAGCTGTGAATTTTGAAAGAGAACCAGATGATGAGTTGTCATTCGATGAATGGGTATTGACAACCCTTAGCAAGGGCGCATTGGCGTTTCAAGGTGGCGACCAGAAGAAGTACAAAGCTGCGCGATTTTCTTTGGACAGAATAGAGCAAATTCTTCGTGATGTCACAGGTCGCAAGTTTGAGTTTCAGGTGGATCTTGATGTCTATGAAGTGGTTGTGTGCATGGACGGAGCTAAGTTTGGATTGCATCTATTGCCTGATGGCTTAAAGTCAATTCTAGGTTGGTTGGGTGATTTGATGATGCGGATGGAAAGCATTCGTTGGGTTGAAACACGTAGTATTTTCGACCAACCAATTATCCTGTTTCTGGATGAAATTGACATCCATCTTCATCCTGAGTGGCAGAAAAAGATTCTACCCATTATTCAAAAAACATTCGTCAACGCGCAGATTTTCGTCTCTACACACAGTCCTTTTGTTGTGGCCTCGGTAGAGGATGCGTATGTGTATGACCTGAACATTGGTAAGGACGGATATGCTTTCCTTGAAAATGTGATACATACAGAAAAGGGACAAACATATTCTCGTGTACTGAAGGAGATATTTGACGTGAATACTGAGTTTGCCGATCCTTGGACTGAGAAAAAACTAGATTCGTTTTATGAGCTTCTCAAACAAGCGAAGTCAAAGAATACCAAGGCATATAAGGAGGCTTTTTCGGTAGGAAAAGAACTTGCAGAAGCAAGTATTGAATTAAGAGACATTGTGTCGGTTGAACTGAACCAACTTGACAGAAGAATTGCCGCAGTAAAGTGA
- the ettA gene encoding energy-dependent translational throttle protein EttA, translating to MSDDKKIIFSMVGLSKTFQSNNKKVLNNIYLSFFYGAKIGIIGLNGSGKSTLLKIIAGVEKSFQGDVVFSPGYTVGYLEQEPHLDPNKTVKEIVMEGVAEVAAVMKEYDEVNLKFGEPMSDDAMNKLIERQGVLSEKIEQLGGWDLDYKLERAMDALRCPPDDQLVSTLSGGEKRRTALCRLLLQEPDILLLDEPTNHLDAESIDWLEQHLQQYKGTVIAITHDRYFLDNVAGWILELDRGEGIPWEGNYSSWLDQKSKKLKAEEKSESKRRKTLERELEWVRMSPKARQAKSKARLSAYDKLLNEDTKQKEEKLEIFIPNGPRLGTNVIEAIDISKGYGDRLLYEHLSFKLPPNGIVGIIGPNGAGKTTLFRMIMGLEMPDNGEFKVGETVKVAYVDQQHQDIDPAKTVWETISDGLEEMELGGRRLNSRAYVSRFNFGGGDQGKKVEMLSGGERNRLHLAMTLKQEANVLLLDEPTNDIDVNTLRALEEGLEGYAGCAVVISHDRWFLDRICTHILAFEGDSQVYFFEGGYSDYEENKKKRLGDNAPKRIRYRKLVG from the coding sequence ATGTCAGACGATAAGAAGATCATTTTCTCAATGGTCGGATTGAGCAAGACGTTTCAATCCAACAATAAAAAGGTACTCAACAACATTTATCTCTCGTTTTTCTACGGGGCCAAGATCGGTATCATCGGTCTCAATGGTTCGGGAAAATCAACGCTACTCAAGATCATTGCAGGTGTTGAGAAGAGCTTTCAGGGCGATGTTGTTTTCTCTCCGGGATACACCGTTGGCTACTTAGAGCAAGAACCACATCTCGACCCGAACAAAACGGTGAAAGAGATTGTGATGGAAGGAGTTGCTGAGGTTGCAGCTGTGATGAAGGAGTATGATGAAGTGAACCTGAAATTCGGTGAGCCAATGAGCGATGATGCGATGAATAAACTCATCGAACGTCAGGGTGTGCTTTCCGAAAAGATCGAACAGCTTGGAGGTTGGGACCTCGACTACAAATTAGAGCGCGCGATGGACGCACTTCGTTGCCCGCCTGATGATCAATTGGTGAGCACCCTTTCGGGAGGGGAGAAACGCAGAACTGCACTATGCCGTCTGTTGCTTCAAGAACCAGACATTTTGCTTCTGGATGAGCCTACCAACCACTTGGATGCGGAAAGTATCGATTGGTTGGAGCAGCATTTGCAGCAATACAAAGGAACCGTCATTGCCATTACCCACGATAGGTATTTCTTGGATAACGTGGCCGGATGGATCTTGGAGTTGGATCGTGGAGAAGGAATTCCATGGGAAGGAAACTACAGCTCTTGGCTGGATCAAAAGAGCAAGAAACTGAAGGCTGAAGAGAAGTCTGAAAGCAAGCGCAGAAAGACCTTGGAGCGAGAACTTGAATGGGTTCGCATGAGCCCGAAAGCACGTCAGGCCAAGAGTAAAGCGCGTTTGAGTGCGTACGACAAACTCCTGAACGAAGACACAAAGCAGAAAGAGGAAAAACTAGAGATCTTCATTCCTAACGGACCACGTTTGGGAACAAATGTGATTGAAGCCATTGACATTTCGAAAGGTTATGGTGATCGTCTGCTTTACGAACACTTGAGCTTCAAATTGCCACCTAACGGTATTGTGGGAATAATCGGACCGAATGGTGCAGGTAAGACTACACTTTTCCGAATGATCATGGGATTGGAAATGCCTGATAATGGTGAGTTCAAAGTGGGCGAAACAGTGAAGGTTGCCTATGTGGATCAACAGCATCAGGACATTGATCCTGCCAAAACCGTGTGGGAAACCATTTCGGACGGATTGGAAGAGATGGAATTAGGCGGACGTAGATTGAACTCACGCGCTTACGTTTCTCGATTCAACTTCGGTGGTGGCGATCAAGGTAAGAAAGTGGAAATGCTTTCTGGTGGAGAGCGAAACCGCTTGCATTTGGCCATGACCCTGAAGCAAGAAGCGAACGTGCTTTTGCTGGATGAGCCGACCAACGATATTGATGTGAATACACTTCGAGCCTTGGAAGAAGGTCTTGAAGGCTACGCAGGTTGCGCAGTGGTTATCAGTCACGACCGTTGGTTCTTGGACAGGATCTGTACGCACATTTTGGCGTTCGAAGGAGATTCTCAGGTTTATTTCTTCGAAGGCGGTTATTCTGATTACGAAGAGAACAAGAAGAAACGATTGGGCGATAACGCACCAAAACGAATCAGATACCGCAAGTTAGTAGGATAA